One genomic window of Hydra vulgaris chromosome 03, alternate assembly HydraT2T_AEP includes the following:
- the LOC136078196 gene encoding UDP-galactose translocator-like has protein sequence MMTTNIEGLKISIENSNLMNHVFLSKYKTPLKYVGLILLIFQSAVHVLVIRFSRVGTGGKYFASTAVFFAEVLKLFLCLTVALFKIRNFNSLIICLRTHIFNRFSYTTKLCISAILFVILNNLHYLSLSDLDSNTFQVIYQIKILVTAYFSVILLKKKIKNVQWAALVLLCFGVLLNLQPSQFFSLNSRLHDQSPVVGFLSILLSSVTSGFACVYFEKILKESKNPIWLLNIQLSFIETIVSIVTMILIDGININNHGMCFGYSKFVWLAILLQAVGSILVAVAMTFSDSVLKCFCVAFSIIFSSVSSIYVFNLVLSVQFLLGTIVIIFATYLYISQEI, from the exons ATGATGACTACTAATAttgaaggtttaaaaataagtatcgAGAATAGCAACCTAATGAACcatgtttttttgtcaaaatacaaAACACCCTTAAAATACGTTGggttaattttattgatttttcaaagTGCAGTTCATGTTTTGGTCATTCGTTTTTCACGAGTTGGTACAGGAGGCAAGTATTTTGCGAGCACTGCAGTGTTTTTTGCTGAG gttttaaagctatttttatGCTTGACAGTTGCACtgtttaaaattagaaattttaattccTTGATTATATGTTTGCGTACTCACATATTCAATAGATTCAGCTACACAACTAAATTATGTATTTCAgctattttgtttgttattctGAACAATCTTCATTATTTGTCATTGTCTGATTTGGACTCTAACACTTTCCAagtaatttatcaaataaaaattttggtcACTGCTTATTTCTCtgtaattttacttaaaaaaaaaattaagaacgTGCAATGGGCAGCTCTAGTTCTCTTGTGTTTTGGGGTGTTGTTAAATTTGCAGCCTAGTCAGTTTTTCTCTTTAAACAGTAGACTTCATGATCAGTCACCTGTGGTAGGATTTCTCTCTATATTATTGTCAAGTGTTACCTCAGGCTTTGCCTGTGTTTATTTTGAGAAGATACTTAAAGAGTCGAAAAATCCAATTTGGTTATTGAATATTCAACTTAGTTTTATTGAGACAATAGTTTCTATAGTAACAATGATACTTATTGATGGTATAAACATTAACAATCATGGAATGTGTTTTGGCTATTCAAAGTTTGTTTGGTTAGCAATTCTTCTTCAGGCTGTTGGTAGCATTTTAGTTGCTGTAGCAATGACTTTTTCTGACAGTGTTTTGAAATGCTTTTGTGTGgcattttctattattttttctagtgttagtagtatttatgtatttaatttagttttgagtGTTCAATTTCTACTAGGaacaattgtaataatttttgctacatatttatatatctcacaagaaatataa